In one Silene latifolia isolate original U9 population chromosome 10, ASM4854445v1, whole genome shotgun sequence genomic region, the following are encoded:
- the LOC141608522 gene encoding uncharacterized protein LOC141608522 — protein sequence MRKFVISNTEDGWFKVINSVTEESFQRAWQCFQRKWPKMEDYVRATWGQHAGKFVLCYTNEFLHFGNTTTSRVESAHSLLKAWLKSKHLTLDSMWSRIHGMLESQHSKIKKELEDEMSKPRRTSRTFSLLQGNVSTKAIELMEKELARGLGLGIGLNDRCRHVMRTTHGLPCACNLVSLHGRSRRVHLEDIHVFWKTLVYDIPQQMPKNDGDLWEQLVDEVRHSDPVKLRAAVDLLRDFRHPEDQEILPPPINEHPKGRPRGSTTRNKSGFEHAERKFGTPSTHCSTNAEVQQRFGDFESGTPAPLGRNFTIGFISTWVKRWGIPEVLWGHFDGWVDVGDDGHCGFRVISHAQRGQETDYIVMREWCSREMRTDSIYAELYGGFQSPLSGVSGLDIAL from the coding sequence ATGAGGAAATTTGTCATCTCAAATACAGAAGACGGTTGGTTTAAGGTGATCAATTCAGTTACTGAGGAATCGTTTCAGCGTGCGTGGCAGTGTTTCCAACGTAAGTGGCCGAAAATGGAGGATTATGTACGGGCAACTTGGGGTCAACACGCAGGGAAGTTCGTTTTATGCTATACAAACGAGTTCTTACATTTTGGTAACACGACAACTTCCCGTGTTGAGTCAGCACATTCTCTATTGAAGGCTTGGTTGAAGTCAAAGCATCTCACACTTGACTCCATGTGGTCCCGTATCCATGGCATGCTTGAAAGTCAACACTCGAAGATTAAGAAAGAACTCGAAGATGAAATGAGTAAACCAAGGAGAACATCTCGTACTTTCTCCTTATTGCAAGGAAACGTGTCTACTAAGGCCATAGAGTTAATGGAGAAAGAACTTGCTAGAGGCCTTGGTTTGGGTATCGGATTAAATGATCGATGCCGACATGTGATGCGAACGACTCATGGATTACCTTGTGCATGCAATTTGGTATCTTTGCACGGAAGAAGTAGGAGGGTCCATCTCGAGGATATTCATGTCTTTTGGAAGACATTGGTGTATGATATTCCTCAACAAATGCCGAAAAATGACGGTGATTTATGGGAGCAATTAGTGGATGAAGTGAGGCACAGTGACCCGGTTAAACTAAGGGCGGCCGTAGACTTGTTGCGTGATTTCCGCCACCCGGAGGACCAAGAGATTTTGCCACCCCCTATTAATGAGCACCCGAAAGGTCGTCCAAGAGGTTCAACAACTAGAAACAAGTCGGGGTTTGAGCATGCAGAAAGGAAGTTCGGGACACCAAGTACTCACTGTTCAACAAATGCAGAGGTTCAACAAAGATTTGGTGATTTCGAATCAGGAACTCCTGCTCCTTTGGGAAGGAACTTTACCATTGGCTTTATATCAACATGGGTCAAACGGTGGGGTATTCCTGAGGTTTTGTGGGGCCACTTCGATGGTTGGGTGGATGTTGGAGATGACGGTCATTGTGGATTCCGGGTAATATCGCACGCCCAGCGAGGCCAAGAGACAGATTATATAGTTATGCGGGAATGGTGTTCGAGGGAGATGAGGACCGACTCTATCTACGCAGAGTTATATGGAGGTTTTCAATCACCACTCAGCGGTGTGTCAGGGTTGGATATAGCACTTTGA
- the LOC141606381 gene encoding F-box protein At1g49990-like encodes MADSPSMAISVIPDEPVNYNINNLTDSLLIEILVRVPTCESAHQCKCVCKRWLSLISDAYFRSRFIDRHKGVSGLGHAREAVTFLHQFRYFAYHDVKPDPSVTITSHPVHTKLDAITDHSVLLSRTSFELDFLPFGDTADIVASSQDLVVAYDRWLSFELLQKSLGTTFCICNLVTKKWTELPPAPSSYWNSGLVGLVTYEADPSETGVRDFKLHYKLVHMSNSDEFSAAVFSSETGEWSKLEVLSTTRFGVYEKYSTNSVTFRKKLHWIINKKSILTFDPFGCNNQCGFIDLPPLHEEGQSNETECLGVCEENLQVSQLVRVNGEHRVIIWDLKDYNANEWCLKYNVRFSEMEFVSANRIDTQSRYGDIARLLAFHPHEKAVLYLRYNNRILICNVQARTLEVINQCSRSWNWHLNTEFDTIFTLVHPCWPSPLQPL; translated from the exons ATGGCAGATTCTCCTTCAATGGCTATATCAGTCATACCAGATGAACCAGTAAACTATAACATAAACAATCTTACAGACAGCTTACTGATAGAGATTCTCGTAAGGGTACCGACCTGTGAATCAGCACATCAATGCAAGTGTGTCTGCAAGCGTTGGCTGTCGCTTATCTCTGATGCTTACTTCAGGAGCCGCTTCATTGATCGACACAAGGGTGTGTCGGGTCTTGGTCATGCAAGGGAGGCTGTTACTTTCCTGCATCAGTTCAGATACTTTGCATACCATGATGTTAAACCAGACCCAAGTGTTACAATCACATCACATCCTGTTCATACTAAACTTGATGCTATTACAGATCATTCAGTGCTCTTGTCAAGGACGAGTTTTGAGCTGGATTTTCTTCCATTTGGCGATACAGCTGATATTGTGGCTTCCTCTCAAGATTTAGTGGTCGCCTATGATAGATGGCTGTCGTTTGAGTTGCTACAGAAAAGTCTAG GTACTACCTTTTGCATTTGTAATCTTGTAACGAAGAAGTGGACCGAGCTGCCTCCTGCACCAAGTAGCTACTGGAATTCAGGTTTGGTTGGGTTAGTTACCTATGAAGCTGATCCTAGTGAAACCGGGGTTAGGGATTTCAAGCTGCACTACAAGCTTGTTCACATGTCGAACTCTGATGAGTTCAGCGCGGCTGTCTTTTCATCTGAGACTGGTGAATGGAGCAAACTAGAGGTTCTATCTACCACTAGGTTTGGTGTCTATGAAAAATACAGTACTAATTCGGTGACCTTTAGAAAAAAGCTCCACTGGATTATTAATAAAAAAAGTATTCTAACATTCGACCCATTTGGTTGCAACAACCAATGCGGCTTTATTGATCTGCCCCCTCTTCATGAGGAGGGCCAGAGCAATGAGACGGAATGCTTAGGAGTATGCGAAGAGAATCTCCAAGTGTCGCAATTAGTACGTGTTAATGGGGAACACAGGGTGATAATTTGGGACCTCAAAGACTACAATGCAAATGAATGGTGCTTAAAGTATAATGTACGCTTCAGCGAGATGGAGTTTGTGAGTGCTAACCGGATTGATACCCAATCCAGGTATGGTGATATAGCTCGTCTACTGGCCTTCCATCCACATGAAAAGGCGGTGTTGTACTTGAGATACAACAATCGGATATTAATATGTAATGTGCAGGCACGAACTCTGGAAGTGATCAATCAGTGCAGCAGGTCCTGGAATTGGCACTTGAATACTGAATTTGACACAATCTTTACCCTTGTGCACCCGTGTTGGCCATCTCCACTGCAACCCCTGTGA
- the LOC141606379 gene encoding transcription termination factor MTERF8, chloroplastic-like, with product MITLVKYTFSPPQILSFSPQIPPYTPNTCSSAIKFTTLQLKTAFFWPIKVKHPRNVLIMSKSTRVLGDVPETGELFSLLRGLGVTEKEAEAILVRNPGLGLVPVELIRKRVCGLKSIGLDEVALSRLICKNSEILTAEEVGCLIEFLGSGFGKKIETIQIERLLRGNGARLVGGFDEKVRLLVEFGVSDEKIGHVLNNVNLRKAICLRSSEEMKRMLTFLSRYNAVGIIAKRPSILHYDLDTQLVPRIGFLQRLSEGNTDGVGEALNRLPAIVTYSVEHLQNHVEFFRSYGLTDQEIFKIVLVFPNVMSASVERKLRPRVEFLKDCGLDTGEVYRFLVKSPVFLGLSFERNLSLKLAMLVKIGYVYRTKELAMAMGASSRTRCEYLQQVIGLFLSYGFCCDDIVAMSNKHFQILQYNPKSLEEKMEYLIEEMDREIGELLSFPAFLGYNLDKRIKHRYELKKKIVGEDMSLNKLLSVSSEKFSKTKKDDLVQVSSKLDETDIETDELVCELTL from the exons ATGATAACTTTGGTAAAATACACATTTTCCCCACCTCAAATTCTGAGTTTTTCACCTCAAATTCCACCATATACACCAAATACTTGTTCTTCTGCAATAAAGTTTACAACTTTACAGTTAAAAACAGCTTTTTTCTGGCCAATTAAGGTTAAACATCCCAGAAATGTGTTAATTATGAGTAAATCTACAAGGGTTTTAGGTGATGTTCCTGAAACAG GTGAGCTTTTTTCGCTTTTACGGGGATTGGGTGTTACTGAAAAGGAAGCTGAGGCGATTTTGGTGAGGAATCCGGGTTTGGGGTTGGTACCTGTTGAATTGATTCGTAAGCGAGTTTGTGGGTTGAAGTCAATTGGGTTGGATGAGGTTGCGTTGTCTAGGTTGATTTGTAAGAACTCGGAGATATTAACTGCGGAAGAGGTTGGGTGTTTGATAGAATTTTTGGGAAGTGGTTTTGGGAAAAAGATTGAAACTATTCAAATTGAACGTCTTTTACGAGGGAATGGAGCTCGTCTTGTTGGCGGGTTTGATGAAAAGGTGAGGTTGCTTGTTGAATTTGGCGTCTCTGATGAGAAGATTGGTCATGTTCTTAATAATGTCAATCTTCGTAAGGCCATTTGTTTGCGATCAAGTGAAGAAATGAAGAGAATGCTAACGTTTTTGAGCCGTTATAATGCTGTTGGTATAATTGCTAAGCGCCCTTCTATTCTTCACTATGATTTGGATACCCAGTTGGTTCCCCGGATTGGGTTTCTTCAAAGGTTGAGTGAAGGTAATACAGATGGTGTAGGAGAAGCTCTAAATCGGCTCCCTGCCATTGTAACTTACAGCGTAGAGCATCTTCAAAATCATGTCGAGTTCTTTAGATCATATGGCTTAACCGATCAGGAAATCTTCAAGATTGTGCTTGTTTTTCCGAATGTAATGAGTGCAAGTGTAGAACGGAAACTGAGACCTAGAGTAGAGTTTCTCAAGGACTGTGGGTTGGATACTGGAGAGGTTTACCGCTTCTTGGTTAAATCACCTGTATTTCTCGGGTTGTCGTTTGAGAGAAACTTGTCTTTGAAGCTGGCAATGTTGGTTAAGATTGGGTATGTGTATAGAACCAAGGAGCTTGCCATGGCAATGGGAGCTTCGAGTAGAACCAGGTGCGAGTATTTGCAGCAAGTAATAGGGTTATTCCTGAGCTACGGCTTTTGTTGTGACGATATAGTTGCAATGAGCAACAAGCATTTTCAGATACTGCAATACAATCCCAAGTCACTAGAGGAGAAGATGGAATATTTGATTGAAGAAATGGATCGTGAAATTGGAGAACTTTTGTCGTTCCCTGCATTTCTTGGGTATAATCTTGATAAGAGGATTAAGCATCGGTACGAACTGAAGAAAAAGATTGTAGGTGAAGACATGTCTCTTAATAAGCTTTTGAGTGTATCTTCTGAGAAATTCTCGAAAACAAAGAAGGATGATCTGGTCCAAGTGAGCAGCAAGTTGGATGAAACGGACATTGAGACTGATGAACTG GTTTGTGAGTTGACACTTTGA